One segment of Streptomyces sp. NBC_01463 DNA contains the following:
- a CDS encoding amino acid ABC transporter permease: MTDIEKTGQADRLPAPPTPSAGPEAIKAIPVRHYGRYVSAVIAIAALVAIIYAFSQGKINWGAVPDYFFDDRIIKGVGQTLLLTVLSMVIGVVGGILLAVMRLSKNPVTSSIAWSYIWFFRGTPVLVQLFVWFNLGLVFEYINLGPIYKDYWSSFMTPLLTALLGLGLNEAAYMAEICRAGLLSVDEGQTEASHALGMSHSKTLRRVVIPQAMRVIVPPTGNEVINMLKTTSLVAAVQFYELFKYAQDIGQTSGAPVEMYFLAAAWYLIMTSVLSVGQYYLERYYARGSSRSLPATPMQKIKANMLSLGRPKGGMA, encoded by the coding sequence GTGACTGACATCGAGAAGACGGGCCAGGCCGACCGGCTGCCCGCACCCCCCACACCGTCCGCGGGACCGGAGGCGATCAAGGCCATCCCGGTCCGGCACTACGGCCGGTACGTCTCGGCGGTCATCGCCATCGCCGCGCTCGTCGCGATCATCTACGCCTTCAGCCAGGGCAAGATCAACTGGGGCGCGGTCCCGGACTACTTCTTCGACGACCGCATCATCAAGGGGGTCGGCCAGACCCTGCTGCTGACCGTCCTGTCGATGGTGATCGGCGTGGTCGGCGGCATCCTGCTGGCCGTGATGCGCCTGTCGAAGAACCCGGTGACCTCGTCGATCGCGTGGTCCTACATCTGGTTCTTCCGCGGCACGCCGGTCCTGGTGCAGCTCTTCGTCTGGTTCAACCTGGGTCTGGTCTTCGAGTACATCAACCTCGGGCCGATCTACAAGGACTACTGGTCGAGCTTCATGACGCCGCTCCTGACGGCGCTGCTGGGCCTCGGCCTCAACGAGGCCGCGTACATGGCGGAGATCTGCCGCGCCGGTCTGCTCTCGGTCGACGAGGGCCAGACGGAGGCCTCGCACGCGCTCGGCATGAGCCACAGCAAGACGCTGCGCCGCGTCGTCATCCCCCAGGCGATGCGGGTGATCGTGCCCCCCACGGGCAACGAGGTCATCAACATGCTGAAGACCACGTCGCTGGTGGCGGCCGTGCAGTTCTACGAACTCTTCAAATACGCCCAGGACATCGGGCAGACATCCGGGGCCCCGGTGGAGATGTACTTCCTCGCCGCGGCCTGGTACCTGATCATGACCTCGGTGCTGAGCGTCGGGCAGTACTACCTGGAGCGGTACTACGCCCGCGGCTCCAGCCGGAGTCTGCCGGCCACCCCGATGCAGAAGATCAAGGCCAACATGCTGTCGCTGGGCCGCCCGAAGGGAGGCATGGCATGA
- a CDS encoding amino acid ABC transporter ATP-binding protein has product MVKAEGVHKSFGAAHILKGIDLEVAPREVFCLIGPSGSGKSTFLRCINHLEQISAGRLSVDGELVGYRQKGDKLYELKDSEVALKRRDIGMVFQRFNLFPHMTAIENVMEAPVQVKGESKAVARARAERLLDRVGLSDKAKNYPSQLSGGQQQRVAIARALAMEPKLMLFDEPTSALDPELVGDVLDVMRGLAEDGMTMIVVTHEMGFAREVGDALVFMDDGVVVESGHPRDVLTNPQHDRTKSFLSKVL; this is encoded by the coding sequence ATGGTGAAGGCCGAGGGCGTCCACAAGTCCTTCGGCGCCGCACACATCCTCAAGGGCATCGACCTGGAGGTCGCCCCGCGCGAGGTCTTCTGTCTGATCGGCCCGTCCGGCTCCGGCAAGTCGACGTTCCTGCGGTGCATCAACCACCTGGAGCAGATCAGCGCCGGGCGGCTGTCCGTCGACGGAGAGCTGGTGGGCTACCGCCAGAAGGGCGACAAGCTCTACGAGCTCAAGGACAGCGAGGTCGCGCTGAAGCGCCGGGACATCGGCATGGTCTTCCAGCGCTTCAACCTGTTCCCGCACATGACGGCCATCGAGAACGTCATGGAGGCGCCGGTCCAGGTCAAGGGCGAGTCCAAGGCGGTCGCCCGGGCCCGCGCGGAACGTCTCCTGGACCGTGTCGGCCTGTCCGACAAGGCGAAGAACTACCCCTCGCAGCTCTCCGGCGGACAGCAGCAGCGGGTGGCCATCGCCCGGGCGCTGGCCATGGAGCCGAAGCTGATGCTCTTCGACGAGCCCACGTCGGCGCTCGACCCGGAGCTGGTCGGCGACGTCCTCGACGTCATGCGCGGTCTCGCCGAGGACGGCATGACGATGATCGTCGTCACCCATGAGATGGGCTTCGCCCGTGAGGTCGGCGACGCGCTGGTCTTCATGGACGACGGCGTGGTGGTCGAGTCGGGCCACCCGCGCGACGTCCTGACCAACCCGCAGCACGACCGGACGAAGTCGTTCCTGTCCAAGGTCCTGTAG
- a CDS encoding SigE family RNA polymerase sigma factor gives MRSDDDAALHAFVESRRTALFRSAYLLCGDRHEAEDLVQATLVKVVLGGRRHGRLDNIEAYARKTLVNTFIAARRRFWRREQSYGELPERAAHAPDTDTGLAVRAALARLTPRQRAVLVLRYWEDLSVEATAGLLGMRENTVKSHAARGLAALRAEMAEELV, from the coding sequence ATGCGGAGCGATGACGACGCCGCGCTGCACGCCTTCGTCGAGAGCAGACGCACCGCACTCTTCCGCAGCGCGTACCTGCTCTGCGGCGACCGGCACGAGGCCGAGGACCTGGTCCAGGCGACGTTGGTCAAGGTGGTGCTCGGCGGACGGCGGCACGGGCGGCTCGACAACATCGAGGCGTACGCGCGCAAGACCCTGGTCAACACCTTCATCGCGGCCCGCCGGCGCTTCTGGCGGCGCGAGCAGTCGTACGGCGAACTGCCCGAACGGGCGGCCCACGCACCCGACACGGACACCGGCCTCGCGGTCCGGGCGGCGCTCGCCCGGCTCACGCCCAGGCAGCGGGCCGTCCTGGTGCTGCGCTACTGGGAGGACCTGAGCGTCGAGGCCACGGCCGGACTGCTCGGGATGCGGGAGAACACGGTCAAGAGCCACGCGGCTCGGGGGTTGGCGGCGCTGCGCGCCGAGATGGCGGAGGAATTGGTATGA
- a CDS encoding class I SAM-dependent methyltransferase, whose product MPDREERFRVMLDMVEALTGPEPRVLDLACGTGSITDRLLRRFPNATSTGVDLDPALLAIARGSFAGDERVTFVTADLKDPRWTDRLPHDSYDAVLTATALHWLHSGPLTTLYEQLGGLVRDGGVFMNADHMIDTDTPRINAAERAHRHAAMDRARAAGALDWADWWALAAKDPVLAGPTAERFAIYGEHADGDMPSPAWHAATLRAAGFAEARAVWSSPSDSLVLAVK is encoded by the coding sequence ATGCCCGACCGCGAGGAACGCTTCCGGGTGATGCTCGACATGGTCGAGGCCCTCACGGGCCCCGAACCGCGGGTGCTCGACCTCGCGTGCGGTACGGGAAGTATTACGGACAGGCTGCTGCGGCGGTTCCCGAACGCCACCAGCACCGGCGTCGACCTCGACCCCGCGCTGCTCGCCATCGCCCGCGGCTCCTTCGCGGGCGACGAGCGCGTCACCTTCGTGACCGCGGACCTCAAGGACCCGCGGTGGACGGACCGACTGCCCCACGACTCGTACGACGCCGTCCTCACCGCCACCGCGCTGCACTGGCTGCACAGCGGACCGCTCACCACGCTCTACGAGCAGCTCGGCGGCCTCGTCCGCGACGGCGGGGTGTTCATGAACGCCGACCACATGATCGATACGGACACCCCCCGGATCAACGCCGCCGAGCGCGCCCACCGTCACGCCGCCATGGACCGGGCCAGGGCCGCCGGAGCCCTGGACTGGGCGGACTGGTGGGCCCTGGCCGCGAAGGACCCGGTGCTCGCCGGGCCCACCGCCGAGCGGTTCGCGATCTACGGCGAGCACGCCGACGGCGACATGCCGTCCCCCGCGTGGCACGCCGCCACCCTGCGCGCCGCCGGGTTCGCCGAGGCCCGCGCCGTCTGGTCCTCGCCGTCCGACAGCCTGGTGCTCGCGGTGAAGTGA
- a CDS encoding CGNR zinc finger domain-containing protein, whose product MELAYYSDYALRLVNTEEPARNKDALTSVDAVRELFGDNGQAARRATDADVTRFRSVRARLRAVFEAADGGDETLAVDLLNSLLLEFPVSPQISGHDFRDADGKPDWHMHLADHPSNATAGYTAIAAMGLAFHLTSYGVDRLGLCEAAPCRNAYLDTSTNRSRRYCSDRCATRANVAAYRARKRLETERAADTGRSADTAQPTTPRTER is encoded by the coding sequence GTGGAACTGGCCTATTACTCGGACTACGCCCTGCGCCTGGTCAACACCGAGGAGCCGGCCCGCAACAAGGACGCCCTCACCTCGGTCGACGCGGTGCGCGAGCTCTTCGGCGACAACGGACAGGCCGCGCGGCGGGCCACCGACGCGGACGTGACCCGCTTCCGTTCCGTACGGGCCCGGCTGCGCGCGGTCTTCGAGGCGGCCGACGGCGGCGACGAGACGCTCGCGGTCGACCTGCTCAACTCACTGCTGCTGGAGTTCCCGGTCAGCCCGCAGATCTCCGGCCACGACTTCCGGGACGCGGACGGGAAGCCGGACTGGCACATGCATCTCGCCGACCACCCGTCCAACGCCACGGCGGGCTACACCGCGATCGCCGCGATGGGCCTCGCCTTCCACCTGACGTCGTACGGCGTGGACCGGCTCGGGCTGTGCGAGGCGGCGCCGTGCCGCAACGCCTACCTCGACACCTCGACCAACCGCTCCCGCCGCTACTGCTCGGACCGCTGCGCGACCCGCGCCAACGTCGCCGCCTACCGGGCCCGGAAGCGCCTGGAGACGGAGCGCGCCGCCGACACCGGCCGCAGCGCGGACACCGCCCAGCCCACGACGCCGCGCACCGAGCGCTGA
- the sodX gene encoding nickel-type superoxide dismutase maturation protease gives MREVPEVPELTDEQAGRGPAARLPFQVVEVTGPSMVPTLHHGDWLLVQYGAPVRPGDVVILRHPFQQDLLVVKRAVERRAGGWWVLGDNSFAGGDSTDYGTVPEELVLARVRARYRPLTKDQRSVRGVVGWAVSALRPVSAARSVSRRFRAR, from the coding sequence ATGCGGGAGGTGCCGGAGGTGCCGGAGCTGACCGATGAGCAGGCCGGACGGGGGCCGGCGGCGCGGCTGCCGTTCCAGGTGGTGGAGGTGACGGGTCCTTCCATGGTGCCCACGCTCCACCACGGGGACTGGCTGCTCGTGCAGTACGGGGCGCCGGTGCGCCCCGGTGACGTGGTGATCCTGCGGCATCCGTTCCAGCAGGACCTGCTGGTGGTCAAGCGGGCGGTGGAGCGGCGGGCCGGCGGCTGGTGGGTGCTGGGTGACAACAGCTTCGCGGGCGGGGACAGCACGGACTACGGGACCGTGCCCGAGGAGCTCGTGCTGGCCAGGGTCCGGGCCCGCTACCGGCCGCTGACGAAGGATCAGCGCTCGGTGCGCGGCGTCGTGGGCTGGGCGGTGTCCGCGCTGCGGCCGGTGTCGGCGGCGCGCTCCGTCTCCAGGCGCTTCCGGGCCCGGTAG
- the sodN gene encoding superoxide dismutase, Ni — protein sequence MLSRLFAPKVKVSAHCDLPCGVYDPAQARIEAESVKAVQEKYQANEDPHFRARAVVIKEQRAELAKHHVSVLWSDYFKPPHFEKYPELHQLVNDALKALSAAKGSTDPATGQKALDLIAEIDKIFWETKKA from the coding sequence ATGCTTTCCCGCCTGTTTGCCCCCAAGGTGAAGGTCAGCGCCCACTGCGACCTCCCCTGCGGCGTGTACGACCCGGCCCAGGCCCGCATCGAGGCGGAGTCCGTCAAGGCCGTCCAGGAGAAGTACCAGGCCAACGAGGACCCGCACTTCCGGGCTCGCGCGGTGGTCATCAAGGAGCAGCGCGCCGAGCTCGCCAAGCACCACGTCTCGGTGCTGTGGAGCGACTACTTCAAGCCCCCGCACTTCGAGAAGTACCCGGAGCTGCACCAGCTGGTCAACGACGCCCTCAAGGCGCTGTCGGCCGCGAAGGGCTCCACGGACCCGGCCACGGGCCAGAAGGCGCTCGACCTGATCGCCGAGATCGACAAGATCTTCTGGGAGACCAAGAAGGCCTGA
- a CDS encoding NUDIX domain-containing protein: MAQQTDDRTPALKPALDSMTLLVAAVIVHDKTTNRVVLLQRGENAKFARGRWDLPVGKSEPGEPITETAVRELYEETGLTVDPGSLTFAHIIHGAWGVESPNGFLTVVFATHEWTGEPENREPHKHSQVRWINVDSIPGDFVDATSNALHRYLGGGPDVSLHGW, translated from the coding sequence GTGGCTCAGCAGACCGACGACCGCACCCCGGCCCTCAAGCCGGCACTCGACTCGATGACGCTGCTGGTCGCGGCCGTCATCGTCCACGACAAGACCACCAACCGCGTCGTCCTCCTCCAGCGCGGCGAGAACGCCAAGTTCGCCCGGGGGAGGTGGGACCTCCCCGTCGGCAAGAGCGAACCGGGCGAGCCCATCACCGAGACGGCCGTCCGCGAGCTCTATGAAGAGACCGGCCTCACGGTGGACCCCGGGTCCCTCACATTCGCCCACATCATCCACGGAGCCTGGGGCGTTGAGTCCCCCAATGGCTTCCTCACGGTCGTCTTCGCCACCCACGAATGGACCGGCGAACCCGAGAACCGCGAACCTCACAAGCACTCCCAGGTCCGCTGGATCAACGTCGACTCCATCCCCGGGGACTTCGTGGACGCCACCTCAAACGCCCTGCACCGATACCTCGGGGGCGGCCCGGACGTCTCCCTCCACGGCTGGTGA